A single genomic interval of Mesoplodon densirostris isolate mMesDen1 chromosome 20, mMesDen1 primary haplotype, whole genome shotgun sequence harbors:
- the PRIMPOL gene encoding DNA-directed primase/polymerase protein isoform X6, which translates to MKRKWEARLKQIEERASHYEKEPLPLEYRPRLSKPEEPPSIWKLFHRQTQAFNFVKSCKEDVHVFALEYKVGDGQRIYLVTTYAQLWFYYESRRNLLHCYEVIPENAVCKLYFDLEFNRLANPGADGKKMVALLIEHVCKALQQFYRVSCSAEDVLNLDSSTNEKFSRHLIFQLHDVAFKDNIHVGNFVRKILEPVFHLIATEDNDMTPETVGHEFSHFSETPVKQGISFSKKSTDKDIGESWTTNSKKLEMLGSAKQSSPDLSFLIVKNNIGEKHLFVDIGVYTRNRNFRLYKSSKIGKYVPLEVAEDNKFYPIQSKNISKENQYFLSALVSNVRFSDTLRILTCDISQNKQKRVEDFNHTSTSETIEGFQCSPYPEIDQFVLSLVNKNGIKGGIRRWNYFFPEELLVYDICKYRWCENIGRPHKSNNIMILVDLKNEVWYQKCHDPICKAENFKSDCFPLPAEARLLFLLKEEEEFTTDQTRNNETKNPHEPSCSASSKGTFCDADWDNGIDDAYILEATEDAELAEAAENSLLGYNGIDEIPDELIIDVLQE; encoded by the exons ATGAAGAGAAAATGGGAAGCAAGACTGAAGCAAATTGAAGAACGAGCATCCCATTATGAGAAGGAACCATTGCCCTTGGAGTACAGACCAAGGTTGTCTAAGCCAGAAGAACCACCATCCATTTGGAAACTATTTCATCGGCAAACTCAAGCTTTTAACTTTGTTAAAAGTTGTAAAGAG GACGTTCATGTATTTGCTTTGGAATACAAAGTGGGCGATGGACAACGTATTTACCTCGTAACAACGTATGCTCAACTTTGGTTTTACTATGAATCCCG AAGAAATCTCTTACACTGCTATGAAGTTATTCCTGAAAATGCTGTGTGcaagctttattttgatttggaATTTAACAGACTCGCCAATCCAGGAGCTGATGGGAAAAAGATGGTTGCATTACTCATTGAG CATGTTTGTAAAGCACTTCAACAGTTTTACAGGGTTAGTTGTTCAGCTGAAGATGTTCTCAACTTGGATTCTAGCACCAATGAAAAATTTAGCCGCCATTTAATATTTCAACTCCACGATGTGGCATTTAAAGATAATATTCATGTTG gtAATTTTGTGAGAAAAATTTTAGAGCCTGTTTTTCACTTAATTGCTACTGAAGATAATGATATGACTCCAGAGACAGTGGGCCAtgaattttcccatttttctgaaACACCAGTTAAACAAGGAATTTCCTTTAGCAAAAAGTCCACAGATAAGGATATAGGAGAGAGCTGGACAACGAATTCAAAGAAACTGGAGATGCTGGGGTCAGCTAAGCAAAGCAGTCctgatctttcatttttaattgtgaagaataacataggagaaaagcaTCTTTTTGTAGATATAG GAGTTTATACAAGAAATAGAAACTTCCGACTGTATAAATCATCAAAAATAGGAAAGTATGTGCCTTTGGAGGTTGCTGAAGATAACAAATTTTATCCTATACAATCGAAGAATATTTCCAAAGAAAATCAATATTTCCTCTCTGCTTTGGTCAGCAATGTCAG attctcagATACTTTACGAATTCTGACATGTGACATatctcaaaataaacaaaaacgagttgaggatTTTAACCATACCAGTACTTCag AAACCATTGAAGGTTTTCAGTGTTCACCTTACCCTGAAATTGATCAATTTGTTCTCTCGTTGGTGAATAAAAATGGCATTAAAGGAG GAATTCGGCGCTGGAACTACTTTTTCCCAGAAGAATTATTGGTTTATGATATTTGTAAATACCGCTGGTGTGAAAACATTGGAAGACCCCACAAGAGTAATAATATCAT gatTTTGGTTGACCTGAAAAATGAAGTTTGGTATCAAAAATGTCATGACCCTATATGTAAAGCAGAAAACTTCAAATCTGACT GTTTCCCGTTACCTGCTGAAGCACgtcttctgtttcttctcaaaGAG GAAGAGGAGTTTACAACGGATCAAACAAGGAACAATGAAACCAAGAATCCTCATGAACCATCATGTAGTGCATCGTCAAAAGGTACATTTTGTGATGCTGACTGGGATAATGGCATTGATGATGCTTATATTTTGGAGGCTACAGAAGATGCTGAATTGGCAGAAGCTGCAGAGAACAGTCTTCTCGGTTATAATGGAATTGATGAAATTCCTGATGAACTAATTATAGATGTATTACAAGAGTAG
- the PRIMPOL gene encoding DNA-directed primase/polymerase protein isoform X7 yields MKRKWEARLKQIEERASHYEKEPLPLEYRPRLSKPEEPPSIWKLFHRQTQAFNFVKSCKEDVHVFALEYKVGDGQRIYLVTTYAQLWFYYESRRNLLHCYEVIPENAVCKLYFDLEFNRLANPGADGKKMVALLIEHVCKALQQFYRVSCSAEDVLNLDSSTNEKFSRHLIFQLHDVAFKDNIHVGNFVRKILEPVFHLIATEDNDMTPETVGHEFSHFSETPVKQGISFSKKSTDKDIGESWTTNSKKLEMLGSAKQSSPDLSFLIVKNNIGEKHLFVDIGVYTRNRNFRLYKSSKIGKYVPLEVAEDNKFYPIQSKNISKENQYFLSALVSNVRFSDTLRILTCDISQNKQKRVEDFNHTSTSVETIEGFQCSPYPEIDQFVLSLVNKNGIKGGIRRWNYFFPEELLVYDICKYRWCENIGRPHKSNNIMILVDLKNEVWYQKCHDPICKAENFKSDCFPLPAEARLLFLLKEEEEFTTDQTRNNETKNPHEPSCSASSKEEGILPNSFYEATITLIPKPKISQKSITDEHRCKNPQ; encoded by the exons ATGAAGAGAAAATGGGAAGCAAGACTGAAGCAAATTGAAGAACGAGCATCCCATTATGAGAAGGAACCATTGCCCTTGGAGTACAGACCAAGGTTGTCTAAGCCAGAAGAACCACCATCCATTTGGAAACTATTTCATCGGCAAACTCAAGCTTTTAACTTTGTTAAAAGTTGTAAAGAG GACGTTCATGTATTTGCTTTGGAATACAAAGTGGGCGATGGACAACGTATTTACCTCGTAACAACGTATGCTCAACTTTGGTTTTACTATGAATCCCG AAGAAATCTCTTACACTGCTATGAAGTTATTCCTGAAAATGCTGTGTGcaagctttattttgatttggaATTTAACAGACTCGCCAATCCAGGAGCTGATGGGAAAAAGATGGTTGCATTACTCATTGAG CATGTTTGTAAAGCACTTCAACAGTTTTACAGGGTTAGTTGTTCAGCTGAAGATGTTCTCAACTTGGATTCTAGCACCAATGAAAAATTTAGCCGCCATTTAATATTTCAACTCCACGATGTGGCATTTAAAGATAATATTCATGTTG gtAATTTTGTGAGAAAAATTTTAGAGCCTGTTTTTCACTTAATTGCTACTGAAGATAATGATATGACTCCAGAGACAGTGGGCCAtgaattttcccatttttctgaaACACCAGTTAAACAAGGAATTTCCTTTAGCAAAAAGTCCACAGATAAGGATATAGGAGAGAGCTGGACAACGAATTCAAAGAAACTGGAGATGCTGGGGTCAGCTAAGCAAAGCAGTCctgatctttcatttttaattgtgaagaataacataggagaaaagcaTCTTTTTGTAGATATAG GAGTTTATACAAGAAATAGAAACTTCCGACTGTATAAATCATCAAAAATAGGAAAGTATGTGCCTTTGGAGGTTGCTGAAGATAACAAATTTTATCCTATACAATCGAAGAATATTTCCAAAGAAAATCAATATTTCCTCTCTGCTTTGGTCAGCAATGTCAG attctcagATACTTTACGAATTCTGACATGTGACATatctcaaaataaacaaaaacgagttgaggatTTTAACCATACCAGTACTTCag taGAAACCATTGAAGGTTTTCAGTGTTCACCTTACCCTGAAATTGATCAATTTGTTCTCTCGTTGGTGAATAAAAATGGCATTAAAGGAG GAATTCGGCGCTGGAACTACTTTTTCCCAGAAGAATTATTGGTTTATGATATTTGTAAATACCGCTGGTGTGAAAACATTGGAAGACCCCACAAGAGTAATAATATCAT gatTTTGGTTGACCTGAAAAATGAAGTTTGGTATCAAAAATGTCATGACCCTATATGTAAAGCAGAAAACTTCAAATCTGACT GTTTCCCGTTACCTGCTGAAGCACgtcttctgtttcttctcaaaGAG GAAGAGGAGTTTACAACGGATCAAACAAGGAACAATGAAACCAAGAATCCTCATGAACCATCATGTAGTGCATCGTCAAAAG aggaaggaatacttccgaactcattctatgaggccaccatcaccctgataccaaaaccaaagatatctcAAAaaagtatcactgatgaacacagatgcaaaaatcctcaataa
- the PRIMPOL gene encoding DNA-directed primase/polymerase protein isoform X5, with amino-acid sequence MKRKWEARLKQIEERASHYEKEPLPLEYRPRLSKPEEPPSIWKLFHRQTQAFNFVKSCKEDVHVFALEYKVGDGQRIYLVTTYAQLWFYYESRRNLLHCYEVIPENAVCKLYFDLEFNRLANPGADGKKMVALLIEHVCKALQQFYRVSCSAEDVLNLDSSTNEKFSRHLIFQLHDVAFKDNIHVGNFVRKILEPVFHLIATEDNDMTPETVGHEFSHFSETPVKQGISFSKKSTDKDIGESWTTNSKKLEMLGSAKQSSPDLSFLIVKNNIGEKHLFVDIGVYTRNRNFRLYKSSKIGKYVPLEVAEDNKFYPIQSKNISKENQYFLSALVSNVRFSDTLRILTCDISQNKQKRVEDFNHTSTSVETIEGFQCSPYPEIDQFVLSLVNKNGIKGGIRRWNYFFPEELLVYDICKYRWCENIGRPHKSNNIMILVDLKNEVWYQKCHDPICKAENFKSDCFPLPAEARLLFLLKEEEEFTTDQTRNNETKNPHEPSCSASSKGTFCDADWDNGIDDAYILEATEDAELAEAAENSLLGYNGIDEIPDELIIDVLQE; translated from the exons ATGAAGAGAAAATGGGAAGCAAGACTGAAGCAAATTGAAGAACGAGCATCCCATTATGAGAAGGAACCATTGCCCTTGGAGTACAGACCAAGGTTGTCTAAGCCAGAAGAACCACCATCCATTTGGAAACTATTTCATCGGCAAACTCAAGCTTTTAACTTTGTTAAAAGTTGTAAAGAG GACGTTCATGTATTTGCTTTGGAATACAAAGTGGGCGATGGACAACGTATTTACCTCGTAACAACGTATGCTCAACTTTGGTTTTACTATGAATCCCG AAGAAATCTCTTACACTGCTATGAAGTTATTCCTGAAAATGCTGTGTGcaagctttattttgatttggaATTTAACAGACTCGCCAATCCAGGAGCTGATGGGAAAAAGATGGTTGCATTACTCATTGAG CATGTTTGTAAAGCACTTCAACAGTTTTACAGGGTTAGTTGTTCAGCTGAAGATGTTCTCAACTTGGATTCTAGCACCAATGAAAAATTTAGCCGCCATTTAATATTTCAACTCCACGATGTGGCATTTAAAGATAATATTCATGTTG gtAATTTTGTGAGAAAAATTTTAGAGCCTGTTTTTCACTTAATTGCTACTGAAGATAATGATATGACTCCAGAGACAGTGGGCCAtgaattttcccatttttctgaaACACCAGTTAAACAAGGAATTTCCTTTAGCAAAAAGTCCACAGATAAGGATATAGGAGAGAGCTGGACAACGAATTCAAAGAAACTGGAGATGCTGGGGTCAGCTAAGCAAAGCAGTCctgatctttcatttttaattgtgaagaataacataggagaaaagcaTCTTTTTGTAGATATAG GAGTTTATACAAGAAATAGAAACTTCCGACTGTATAAATCATCAAAAATAGGAAAGTATGTGCCTTTGGAGGTTGCTGAAGATAACAAATTTTATCCTATACAATCGAAGAATATTTCCAAAGAAAATCAATATTTCCTCTCTGCTTTGGTCAGCAATGTCAG attctcagATACTTTACGAATTCTGACATGTGACATatctcaaaataaacaaaaacgagttgaggatTTTAACCATACCAGTACTTCag taGAAACCATTGAAGGTTTTCAGTGTTCACCTTACCCTGAAATTGATCAATTTGTTCTCTCGTTGGTGAATAAAAATGGCATTAAAGGAG GAATTCGGCGCTGGAACTACTTTTTCCCAGAAGAATTATTGGTTTATGATATTTGTAAATACCGCTGGTGTGAAAACATTGGAAGACCCCACAAGAGTAATAATATCAT gatTTTGGTTGACCTGAAAAATGAAGTTTGGTATCAAAAATGTCATGACCCTATATGTAAAGCAGAAAACTTCAAATCTGACT GTTTCCCGTTACCTGCTGAAGCACgtcttctgtttcttctcaaaGAG GAAGAGGAGTTTACAACGGATCAAACAAGGAACAATGAAACCAAGAATCCTCATGAACCATCATGTAGTGCATCGTCAAAAGGTACATTTTGTGATGCTGACTGGGATAATGGCATTGATGATGCTTATATTTTGGAGGCTACAGAAGATGCTGAATTGGCAGAAGCTGCAGAGAACAGTCTTCTCGGTTATAATGGAATTGATGAAATTCCTGATGAACTAATTATAGATGTATTACAAGAGTAG